A DNA window from Solanum lycopersicum chromosome 3, SLM_r2.1 contains the following coding sequences:
- the LOC101259622 gene encoding polyadenylate-binding protein-interacting protein 4 isoform X1, with protein sequence MQQAVQSRSFANGFGSRKGEKEMGTRLESKMQSTKTTSSKSTAVGKGGSYESPSHDRLVYFSTCLLGHQVEVQTTDGSVFSGIFHATNADKDFGIILKLAHLIKDGSLESKNTPESLVKPPSKTLIIPGKELVQVLAKGVPASLDVFRAELLREKQLELLTDSCISQSRHGEVERQLERWVPDDDALECPELDNIFDGHWNRGWDQFQANETLFGVKSTFNEELYTTKLDKGPQMRELEKEALRIAREIEGEETRDLHLAEERGIQLHGSLEIDEETRFSAVVRGVDDSGYGDCEDILLDSRNDETFQCISSSSMGKSFTGMSVGEVVDGVEFSSRSSSLDELQSSQLSTSRDVYQTYYDDHSKQSSAKHVPQSASKMDESRGHKITFNEHDGASCNEEETRMQMLAEGAHTSIPEDSKSSLRVKMETLDKGVSSMNVSALAPVPEFQEKITGSFSEKGAVGSSKSRDNTRSVNSCVRPSSSALSSIDRAGAASSNGLSRSSSVSSLSSEKSTKSTLNPHAKEFKFNPSAKSFVPSQATLRPTSPVSDNSFYYPAGMAAMPHMHGMSMGLGVGPSFAGHQSVVYNPQGTPVPQPYFHPNGPQYGQQMMIGHPRQVVYMPTYPPESPYKGRGEY encoded by the exons ATGCAGCAAGCTGTTCAGTCAAGGTCCTTTGCCAATGGATTTGGCAGTCGCAAAGGCGAAAAAGAAATGGGGACAAGGTTGGAGAGTAAAATGCAGTCTACAAAAACGACTTCCAGCAAGTCGACAGCTGTAG GTAAAGGGGGATCATACGAAAGTCCTTCACATGATCGACTAGTTTATTTTAGTACATGTCTTCTTGGACATCAAGTGGAAGTACAAACAACGGATGGATCTGTGTTTTCAGGGATATTTCATGCAACAAATGCTGACAAAGATTTTG GTATTATTCTGAAACTGGCCCACTTGATAAAAGATGGTTCCCTGGAGAGTAAGAATACTCCTGAATCTCTGGTCAAACCTCCAAGTAAGACTTTGATTATACCGGGTAAAGAGCTTGTGCAAGTTTTAGCAAAG GGTGTTCCTGCCTCTTTAGATGTCTTCAGAGCTGAATTGCTGCGGGAAAAACAGCTGGAACTGTTGACAGATTCCTGCATATCACAGTCCCGGCATGGTGAGGTAGAGCGGCAGTTGGAACGTTGGGTGCCTGATGATGATGCTCTTGAATGTCCTGAGTTGGATAACATATTTGATGGCCACTGGAACAG GGGCTGGGATCAATTTCAGGCCAATGAAACACTATTTGGAGTAAAAAGCACATTCAATGAGGAACTTTATACTACAAAGCTTGACAAAGGTCCTCAAATGAGGGAGTTGGAAAAAGAAGCTTTAAGAATAGCTAGGGAAATCGAGGGTGAGGAAACACGTGATCTTCATCTAGCAGAG GAGAGAGGAATTCAACTTCATGGGAGCCTcgaaattgatgaagaaaccAGATTTTCAGCAGTTGTTAGAGGGGTTGATGATAGTGGATATGGTGATTGTGAGGACATACTGTTGGATTCACGTAATGATGAAACATTTCAATGTATCTCTAGTTCTTCTATGGGAAAGTCATTCACTGGTATGAGTGTTGGGGAAGTTGTTGATGGTGTGGAATTCTCATCAAGATCTTCCTCTTTG GATGAATTGCAATCCTCTCAGTTGAGTACCAGCAGGGATGTCTATCAGACTTACTATGATGATCATAGCAAACAGTCATCAGCTAAACATGTTCCTCAAAGTGCCTCAAAGATGGATGAGAGCAG GGGGCACAAGATCACTTTCAATGAACATGATGGAGCTAGTTGCAATGAAGAGGAGACGAGAATGCAAATG TTAGCTGAAGGGGCGCATACATCGATACCCGAAG ATTCAAAGTCATCACTAAGAGTGAAAATGGAAACCTTGGATAAGGGTGTGTCATCTATGAATGTCTCTGCATTGGCCCCCGTTCCTGAATTCCAGGAAAAGATCACAGGTTCTTTTAGTGAAAAGGGGGCTGTTGGGTCTTCCAAGAGTCGAGACAACACCCGATCTGTTAATTCTTGTGTTAGACCTAGCAGTTCTGCTTTATCTTCTATTGATAGAGCAGGTGCTGCATCTAGCAATGGATTATCACGTAGCTCTTCCGTGAGTTCATTATCTTCAGAAAAATCCACGAAGTCCACATTAAATCCACATGCTAAG gaatttaaatttaatcccAGTGCAAAGAGCTTTGTCCCATCTCAAGCGACTTTGAGGCCGACATCTCCAGTGTCTGATAATTCCTTCTACTATCCAGCTGGGATGGCTGCTATGCCACACATGCATGGCATGTCTATGGGCTTAGGG GTTGGTCCATCGTTTGCTGGACATCAGTCTGTTGTATATAATCCACAGGGTACCCCTGTGCCACAGCCATATTTTCATCCAAATGGACCTCAG TATGGACAGCAGATGATGATTGGTCACCCTCGGCAAGTTGTCTACATGCCAACTTATCCCCCT GAGTCACCGTACAAGGGAAGGGGAGAGTATTGA
- the LOC101259622 gene encoding polyadenylate-binding protein-interacting protein 4 isoform X2 — translation MQQAVQSRSFANGFGSRKGEKEMGTRLESKMQSTKTTSSKSTAVGKGGSYESPSHDRLVYFSTCLLGHQVEVQTTDGSVFSGIFHATNADKDFGIILKLAHLIKDGSLESKNTPESLVKPPSKTLIIPGKELVQVLAKGVPASLDVFRAELLREKQLELLTDSCISQSRHGEVERQLERWVPDDDALECPELDNIFDGHWNRGWDQFQANETLFGVKSTFNEELYTTKLDKGPQMRELEKEALRIAREIEGEETRDLHLAEERGIQLHGSLEIDEETRFSAVVRGVDDSGYGDCEDILLDSRNDETFQCISSSSMGKSFTGMSVGEVVDGVEFSSRSSSLDELQSSQLSTSRDVYQTYYDDHSKQSSAKHVPQSASKMDESRGHKITFNEHDGASCNEEETRMQMLAEGAHTSIPEDSKSSLRVKMETLDKGVSSMNVSALAPVPEFQEKITGSFSEKGAVGSSKSRDNTRSVNSCVRPSSSALSSIDRAGAASSNGLSRSSSVSSLSSEKSTKSTLNPHAKEFKFNPSAKSFVPSQATLRPTSPVSDNSFYYPAGMAAMPHMHGMSMGLGGWRCFWC, via the exons ATGCAGCAAGCTGTTCAGTCAAGGTCCTTTGCCAATGGATTTGGCAGTCGCAAAGGCGAAAAAGAAATGGGGACAAGGTTGGAGAGTAAAATGCAGTCTACAAAAACGACTTCCAGCAAGTCGACAGCTGTAG GTAAAGGGGGATCATACGAAAGTCCTTCACATGATCGACTAGTTTATTTTAGTACATGTCTTCTTGGACATCAAGTGGAAGTACAAACAACGGATGGATCTGTGTTTTCAGGGATATTTCATGCAACAAATGCTGACAAAGATTTTG GTATTATTCTGAAACTGGCCCACTTGATAAAAGATGGTTCCCTGGAGAGTAAGAATACTCCTGAATCTCTGGTCAAACCTCCAAGTAAGACTTTGATTATACCGGGTAAAGAGCTTGTGCAAGTTTTAGCAAAG GGTGTTCCTGCCTCTTTAGATGTCTTCAGAGCTGAATTGCTGCGGGAAAAACAGCTGGAACTGTTGACAGATTCCTGCATATCACAGTCCCGGCATGGTGAGGTAGAGCGGCAGTTGGAACGTTGGGTGCCTGATGATGATGCTCTTGAATGTCCTGAGTTGGATAACATATTTGATGGCCACTGGAACAG GGGCTGGGATCAATTTCAGGCCAATGAAACACTATTTGGAGTAAAAAGCACATTCAATGAGGAACTTTATACTACAAAGCTTGACAAAGGTCCTCAAATGAGGGAGTTGGAAAAAGAAGCTTTAAGAATAGCTAGGGAAATCGAGGGTGAGGAAACACGTGATCTTCATCTAGCAGAG GAGAGAGGAATTCAACTTCATGGGAGCCTcgaaattgatgaagaaaccAGATTTTCAGCAGTTGTTAGAGGGGTTGATGATAGTGGATATGGTGATTGTGAGGACATACTGTTGGATTCACGTAATGATGAAACATTTCAATGTATCTCTAGTTCTTCTATGGGAAAGTCATTCACTGGTATGAGTGTTGGGGAAGTTGTTGATGGTGTGGAATTCTCATCAAGATCTTCCTCTTTG GATGAATTGCAATCCTCTCAGTTGAGTACCAGCAGGGATGTCTATCAGACTTACTATGATGATCATAGCAAACAGTCATCAGCTAAACATGTTCCTCAAAGTGCCTCAAAGATGGATGAGAGCAG GGGGCACAAGATCACTTTCAATGAACATGATGGAGCTAGTTGCAATGAAGAGGAGACGAGAATGCAAATG TTAGCTGAAGGGGCGCATACATCGATACCCGAAG ATTCAAAGTCATCACTAAGAGTGAAAATGGAAACCTTGGATAAGGGTGTGTCATCTATGAATGTCTCTGCATTGGCCCCCGTTCCTGAATTCCAGGAAAAGATCACAGGTTCTTTTAGTGAAAAGGGGGCTGTTGGGTCTTCCAAGAGTCGAGACAACACCCGATCTGTTAATTCTTGTGTTAGACCTAGCAGTTCTGCTTTATCTTCTATTGATAGAGCAGGTGCTGCATCTAGCAATGGATTATCACGTAGCTCTTCCGTGAGTTCATTATCTTCAGAAAAATCCACGAAGTCCACATTAAATCCACATGCTAAG gaatttaaatttaatcccAGTGCAAAGAGCTTTGTCCCATCTCAAGCGACTTTGAGGCCGACATCTCCAGTGTCTGATAATTCCTTCTACTATCCAGCTGGGATGGCTGCTATGCCACACATGCATGGCATGTCTATGGGCTTAGGG GGGTGGCGGTGTTTCTGGTGTTGA